A portion of the endosymbiont of Galathealinum brachiosum genome contains these proteins:
- a CDS encoding ribosome maturation factor RimP encodes MGYEVVDIDYRPHPTDGLLRIYIDGPEGIVLDDCTAVSHQISSVLDVEDPIPGQFNLEISSPGMDRPLRKVADFERFAGSTVKIKLSVPTLEGQRNFTGKLKGIDNDEVILVMDGETHYLALDTIDKARIVPQF; translated from the coding sequence ATGGGATATGAGGTAGTGGACATAGATTATCGTCCACACCCTACAGATGGTTTATTGCGTATATATATAGATGGCCCTGAAGGCATAGTGCTAGATGACTGTACAGCAGTCAGTCATCAAATTAGTAGTGTGCTAGATGTTGAAGACCCTATCCCGGGGCAGTTTAATCTGGAAATCTCATCACCGGGCATGGATCGTCCATTACGTAAAGTAGCTGATTTTGAGCGCTTTGCGGGTTCAACGGTAAAAATTAAGTTATCTGTGCCTACGCTTGAAGGGCAACGAAATTTTACCGGCAAGTTAAAAGGTATAGATAATGATGAAGTTATCCTTGTAATGGATGGCGAAACTCATTACCTGGCCCTGGATACAATCGATAAGGCGCGGATCGTTCCGCAATTCTAG
- a CDS encoding NADH-quinone oxidoreductase subunit NuoN, translating to MTLEMLNLSIAMPEMFLLALACTVLVVDVYLKDDQRNITYVLSQLGLIVTLVLISQQSPQSRELAFNGLFVNDLLATVLKYTVVLLVAVVFVYSRRYLQERNIFKGEFYVLGLFGLLGMMVMISANHYLSMYLGLELLSLSLYAMVAFNRENPNAAEAAMKYFVLGAIASGMLLYGMSMVYGMTGSLNIVEVAVAIDEMKGDNLVLIFGLVFMVIGISFKLGAVPFHMWIPDVYHGSPTTVTSYIATAPKVAGFAMVIRLLAESMGSLQADWQGMLIILSVLSMIVGNVIAIAQTNLKRLLAYSTISHVGFIMLGLLSGNQEGYSAAMFYTLTYALMSLGGFGVIILLTRKGFEADNIDDLKGLNQRSPWFAFIMLIIIFSMAGVPPTVGFWAKLAVLKAVVNVDMLWLALVAVFFSIIGIFYYLRIIKIMYFDQAEDKSEIDCNRDMQIALSANGLSVLMLGLYPAALMSLCIAAFS from the coding sequence ATGACACTAGAAATGCTTAATCTTTCAATTGCTATGCCGGAGATGTTTTTACTCGCGCTAGCATGTACTGTGCTGGTAGTTGATGTTTATTTGAAAGATGATCAACGTAATATAACCTATGTTCTGTCACAGTTAGGTCTTATTGTCACTCTGGTTCTAATATCACAGCAAAGCCCTCAATCAAGAGAACTGGCTTTTAATGGTTTGTTTGTAAATGATTTGCTAGCAACCGTTCTCAAATATACAGTTGTATTACTGGTAGCTGTCGTGTTTGTTTATTCCCGTCGTTACTTGCAGGAGCGTAATATTTTTAAGGGTGAGTTTTACGTACTCGGCCTGTTTGGACTGTTGGGTATGATGGTCATGATTTCGGCTAATCACTACTTGTCTATGTATCTGGGGCTTGAGCTACTTTCATTATCACTTTATGCCATGGTTGCTTTTAATCGCGAAAACCCCAACGCTGCAGAAGCAGCAATGAAGTATTTTGTACTGGGTGCAATTGCATCAGGTATGTTGCTGTACGGCATGTCGATGGTTTACGGCATGACCGGGTCATTAAATATTGTAGAAGTTGCAGTTGCCATTGATGAAATGAAAGGCGATAACCTTGTGCTGATATTTGGTCTGGTATTTATGGTTATAGGTATCTCATTTAAATTGGGCGCGGTACCATTTCATATGTGGATACCGGATGTTTATCATGGATCGCCAACGACCGTTACAAGTTACATTGCCACTGCACCTAAAGTAGCCGGTTTTGCAATGGTTATTCGTTTGCTTGCGGAAAGTATGGGTAGTTTACAGGCTGACTGGCAGGGTATGTTGATAATATTGTCAGTGCTATCAATGATAGTAGGTAATGTTATCGCTATTGCGCAAACTAATTTAAAGCGATTGTTAGCTTATTCAACTATTTCACATGTCGGTTTTATTATGCTGGGATTACTGTCTGGTAATCAGGAAGGTTACTCGGCTGCCATGTTCTATACCTTAACGTATGCACTAATGTCTTTAGGTGGTTTTGGTGTAATTATATTATTAACACGTAAGGGGTTTGAGGCAGATAATATAGATGATTTGAAAGGTTTGAATCAGCGAAGCCCCTGGTTTGCATTTATCATGTTAATTATTATTTTCTCAATGGCTGGGGTACCACCAACTGTTGGTTTCTGGGCTAAACTTGCTGTGCTTAAAGCGGTTGTGAATGTCGATATGTTATGGCTTGCTCTGGTTGCTGTTTTCTTCTCTATTATTGGTATCTTCTATTATTTGCGAATTATTAAAATAATGTATTTTGATCAGGCAGAAGATAAAAGTGAAATTGATTGTAATAGAGACATGCAGATTGCGTTAAGTGCTAATGGTTTATCTGTTTTGATGCTGGGTTTATACCCTGCTGCGTTAATGTCTCTCTGTATTGCGGCGTTTTCATAA
- the nusA gene encoding transcription termination/antitermination protein NusA (modifies transcription through interactions with RNA polymerase affecting elongation, readthrough, termination, and antitermination), whose amino-acid sequence MNKEILYVVDAVSNEKAVEKEIIFEAIEAALATASRKKQGKDIEVRVAIDRETGAYDTFRRWEVAEEQEEGGLEFPLKQITLEAAQIDEPDIELGGYVEEEIDSVEFGRIAAQTAKQVIVQKVREAERARVVEAFQDRVGELIMGTVKRVERGNIYLDLGDNVEGFIPREDVIPREAVRSGDRLRGFLKEVRSETRGPQLFISRTAPEFLVELFKLEVPEVGQDLIEIISGARDPGSRAKIAVKSNDPRMDPVGACVGMRGSRVQSVTNELAGERVDIILWDDNPAQFVINAMSPAEVVSIVVDEDAHSMDVAVEDEKLSQAIGKGGQNIRMASQLTGWNLNIMSTEDMDEKSETEGKVLVELFMEQLDVDEDVATILAAEGFSSIEEVAYVPESEFLSIEEFDEDIVEELRGRARDALLMKAISQEESVDEPQQDLLEMDGMNNELANVLASKGVCAMEDLAELAIDELQDIQEMSEESASALIMTARAPWFETEEEANQ is encoded by the coding sequence ATGAATAAAGAAATTCTTTATGTAGTAGATGCCGTCTCAAATGAGAAAGCAGTTGAAAAGGAAATTATTTTTGAGGCAATTGAAGCCGCATTAGCTACGGCCAGTCGTAAAAAACAGGGTAAAGATATCGAGGTTCGCGTAGCGATAGATCGAGAAACCGGTGCTTATGATACTTTCCGTAGATGGGAAGTGGCTGAGGAACAGGAAGAGGGTGGTCTGGAGTTTCCGTTAAAGCAGATTACTCTTGAGGCCGCTCAGATTGATGAGCCGGATATTGAGCTTGGTGGTTATGTCGAAGAAGAGATTGATTCAGTAGAGTTTGGACGTATTGCAGCCCAGACAGCAAAGCAGGTTATTGTTCAAAAAGTACGTGAAGCAGAACGTGCTCGCGTGGTTGAAGCATTTCAGGATCGTGTAGGCGAACTGATTATGGGAACGGTAAAACGTGTTGAGCGTGGAAATATCTACCTTGATCTGGGTGATAATGTTGAAGGTTTTATTCCACGTGAAGATGTGATTCCCCGTGAAGCCGTTCGATCGGGTGATCGATTACGTGGTTTTCTGAAAGAAGTTCGCTCTGAAACACGTGGGCCACAACTTTTTATTAGTCGTACTGCACCTGAATTTCTGGTTGAGTTGTTTAAGCTTGAAGTTCCAGAAGTGGGTCAGGATCTGATTGAAATTATTTCCGGTGCGCGTGATCCCGGTTCTCGTGCAAAGATTGCTGTTAAATCAAATGACCCTCGCATGGACCCTGTTGGTGCCTGTGTTGGTATGCGTGGTTCACGTGTGCAGTCTGTAACGAATGAATTAGCGGGTGAACGTGTTGATATTATCTTATGGGATGATAACCCGGCTCAATTTGTAATCAACGCGATGTCACCGGCAGAGGTTGTATCTATTGTTGTTGATGAAGATGCTCACTCAATGGATGTAGCTGTTGAAGATGAGAAGTTATCTCAGGCAATTGGTAAAGGTGGTCAGAATATTCGTATGGCTAGCCAGTTAACAGGCTGGAATTTGAATATTATGTCGACAGAAGACATGGACGAAAAATCGGAAACAGAAGGTAAAGTTCTGGTTGAGCTGTTTATGGAACAGCTGGATGTAGATGAAGATGTAGCAACTATTCTGGCAGCAGAGGGTTTCTCTAGTATTGAGGAAGTTGCCTATGTTCCGGAAAGTGAGTTCTTAAGCATCGAAGAATTTGATGAAGATATTGTCGAAGAGCTACGTGGCCGTGCCAGAGATGCTCTTTTAATGAAAGCAATTTCTCAGGAAGAATCAGTTGATGAACCGCAGCAGGATCTGCTGGAAATGGATGGTATGAATAATGAGCTTGCTAATGTACTGGCCTCGAAAGGGGTTTGTGCCATGGAAGATCTAGCTGAGCTGGCAATTGATGAATTGCAGGATATACAGGAAATGTCTGAAGAGAGTGCAAGTGCATTAATAATGACCGCGCGCGCACCCTGGTTTGAAACAGAAGAAGAGGCAAACCAGTAA